A window of Methanolobus sediminis contains these coding sequences:
- a CDS encoding PGF-pre-PGF domain-containing protein — protein sequence MLVASAAAPTYTINLNASGTVDLGSVTAGYASETPTTVNITRTGTGDITSLVVALSGVNSSDFTVTQPVATTLDDSTTFTTFTVVPNDGLAVGSYTATVTVTADQSVSGSFDVTFVVAAAAPTYTINLNASGTVDLGSVTAGYASETPTTVNITRTGTGDITSLVVALSGVNSSDFTVTQPVATTLDDSTTFTTFTVVPNDGLAVGSYTATVTVTADQSVSGSFDVTFVVAAAAPTYTINLNASGTVDLGSVTAGYASETPTTVNITRTGTGDITSLVVALSGVNSSDFTVTQPVATTLDDSTTFTTFTVVPNDGLAVGSYTATVTVTADQSVSGSFDVTFVVAALVEITSFDSISDVSAGTAGSATYADAAEVAVVLPANVTANSGAVTVNVSDWVDTDIYDPDTAGTYTFTATLSDIPEGYANTGGYTATVEVVVSSVETTSSSSSSSGGGGGGGGALTSGEDFDNIDFKDYTLKSVVRDVETVFSFYEENNNIVSLSFTSELNGGQVKAVIEVLKDTSSQVKSAAPGDVYQNMNIYIDSNLGDDVIGDRVINFKVEKIWVEENNIDVSFITLCRYNSGEWDTLSTEATGEDEYYYYFTSTTPGFSPFAISSVDPSTLTTEASAEKIEATSVDIEQLKSTEDNDASPLDSGAALPQKESSSFPFLLIIGLIGLVAIGVVGYRNRDYYEKVKLQLGNPDGKRYRRTKK from the coding sequence GTGCTAGTAGCAAGTGCAGCAGCACCAACCTACACTATAAACTTGAATGCAAGTGGTACTGTAGATCTTGGTTCAGTTACTGCCGGTTATGCATCAGAGACTCCAACTACTGTCAATATTACAAGGACCGGAACCGGTGACATTACAAGCCTTGTTGTTGCACTTAGCGGCGTCAATTCTTCTGATTTCACAGTAACACAACCCGTAGCTACAACACTGGACGATTCCACAACCTTTACAACGTTCACAGTTGTACCTAATGACGGATTGGCTGTTGGAAGTTATACTGCAACCGTTACAGTGACAGCTGATCAAAGTGTCAGTGGATCATTTGATGTAACCTTCGTGGTTGCAGCAGCAGCACCAACCTACACTATAAACTTGAATGCAAGTGGTACTGTAGATCTTGGTTCAGTTACTGCCGGTTATGCATCAGAGACTCCAACTACTGTCAATATTACAAGGACCGGAACCGGTGACATTACAAGCCTTGTTGTTGCACTTAGCGGCGTCAATTCTTCTGATTTCACAGTAACACAACCCGTAGCTACAACACTGGACGATTCCACAACCTTTACAACGTTCACAGTTGTACCTAATGACGGATTGGCTGTTGGAAGTTATACTGCAACCGTTACAGTGACAGCTGATCAAAGTGTCAGTGGATCATTTGATGTAACCTTCGTGGTTGCAGCAGCAGCACCAACCTACACTATAAACTTGAATGCAAGTGGTACTGTAGATCTTGGTTCAGTTACTGCCGGTTATGCATCAGAGACTCCAACTACTGTCAATATTACAAGGACCGGAACCGGTGACATTACAAGCCTTGTTGTTGCACTTAGCGGCGTCAATTCTTCTGATTTCACAGTAACACAACCCGTAGCTACAACACTGGACGATTCCACAACCTTTACAACGTTCACAGTTGTACCTAATGACGGATTGGCTGTTGGAAGTTATACTGCAACCGTTACAGTGACAGCTGATCAAAGTGTCAGTGGATCATTTGATGTAACCTTCGTGGTTGCAGCACTTGTAGAGATCACCTCATTTGATTCAATAAGTGATGTTAGTGCAGGTACAGCAGGTTCAGCAACCTATGCCGATGCAGCAGAAGTAGCAGTAGTCTTGCCAGCAAATGTCACAGCTAACTCTGGTGCTGTAACCGTAAATGTAAGTGACTGGGTTGATACTGACATTTATGATCCTGATACTGCAGGAACCTATACTTTCACTGCTACATTGAGTGATATTCCAGAAGGCTATGCAAACACTGGTGGTTACACAGCAACAGTAGAAGTTGTAGTTAGTTCAGTCGAGACAACTTCTAGCTCAAGCAGCAGCAGTGGTGGCGGAGGAGGCGGAGGCGGAGCTTTGACCTCCGGTGAAGACTTTGATAACATCGATTTCAAGGACTATACCCTGAAGTCTGTAGTAAGGGATGTTGAAACGGTATTCTCCTTCTACGAGGAGAACAACAACATAGTTTCCCTGAGCTTTACATCTGAGCTCAATGGTGGACAGGTCAAGGCAGTTATCGAAGTATTGAAGGATACTTCCTCTCAGGTAAAGTCTGCAGCACCAGGTGATGTTTACCAGAACATGAACATTTACATCGATTCTAATCTGGGAGACGATGTAATAGGTGACCGTGTCATCAACTTTAAGGTTGAAAAGATCTGGGTAGAAGAGAATAATATCGATGTATCGTTCATCACACTCTGTAGGTACAACAGTGGTGAATGGGATACACTTTCAACAGAAGCAACAGGAGAGGATGAATACTACTACTACTTCACTTCCACAACACCCGGATTCTCTCCGTTTGCAATATCAAGTGTAGATCCATCCACACTTACCACAGAGGCTTCAGCTGAGAAGATTGAAGCAACTTCAGTGGATATAGAACAATTGAAGTCTACAGAAGATAATGACGCATCTCCATTGGACTCAGGAGCTGCTCTCCCACAAAAGGAAAGTTCATCATTCCCATTCCTGCTAATCATTGGGCTTATCGGTTTGGTAGCTATCGGAGTAGTTGGTTACAGGAACAGAGATTACTACGAGAAGGTGAAGTTGCAGCTAGGAAATCCTGATGGAAAGCGTTACAGACGTACCAAAAAATAA
- a CDS encoding chloride channel protein, with translation MDEKTAFQKFKQNIVQWLHTESLISNTLAMIIGILTGLAIVFYDTLLEIGHTAFFGTVSSSPRYFIILLPAIGGLIVGLIAHYTINTRRYDIEEIIEATALRGGRMSVRNAFLEVLASIISIGSGGSAGKEAPVVLAGSGIGSALAETLHIHGNRVKILIGCGAASSIAAAYNAPLAGVVFVVEVILGELEASSFIPIVVSAVFATIVSSLVFGAENIGVATYEFVDPSHEFVLYLLLGILAGLTSALLMRTLFSIHQIFDSLQMHPVIKPAFGGLLVGFIGFFYPQVFGVGYDVITDALNGNLALQVMFLLIFLKIIAFSFTMGSGGSGGSIVPALFVGAMMGGSYGSIVHGLFPQVTAESGAYALVGMGAVFAGTSRAPLTSILILFELTRDYNMILPIMLACVVSNVISSSINSESIFTEGLRRRGFTIRKGREVDIMEALLVKDAMKHNVQTVSENKNVGALIALMQSSRHAGFPVLDSNGQLSGIVTLKDVRDKVGHDELEKTITEICTKDVAIAYQDETLNTVLKRLAAKDIGRLPVVSRSDSTKLLGIITRSDIVKLYDKKILDKVQRIQKMNPDQ, from the coding sequence TTGGATGAAAAAACAGCCTTCCAAAAATTCAAGCAGAATATAGTTCAGTGGTTGCATACAGAGTCACTGATATCTAACACGCTTGCGATGATCATAGGAATCCTGACAGGGCTTGCAATTGTTTTCTATGATACACTGCTGGAGATCGGTCACACCGCCTTCTTTGGAACAGTTTCATCCTCACCGCGATATTTCATTATTCTTTTGCCTGCAATCGGAGGACTCATTGTAGGGCTTATTGCCCATTATACTATCAATACCAGAAGATACGACATAGAAGAGATCATTGAGGCAACTGCCCTGCGTGGCGGCAGAATGTCAGTTCGTAATGCTTTTCTTGAAGTATTGGCATCCATCATATCCATCGGGTCAGGCGGATCAGCCGGAAAAGAAGCACCCGTTGTTCTTGCAGGTTCAGGAATAGGATCTGCTCTTGCCGAAACACTGCATATCCACGGAAACAGAGTAAAGATACTCATCGGATGTGGTGCCGCAAGTAGTATTGCCGCAGCATATAATGCCCCTCTTGCAGGTGTTGTCTTTGTCGTAGAAGTGATTCTTGGTGAACTGGAAGCAAGCAGTTTCATACCAATTGTGGTATCAGCAGTATTTGCTACAATCGTTTCAAGTCTTGTTTTTGGTGCCGAGAATATAGGGGTTGCAACATACGAATTCGTTGATCCTTCCCATGAATTTGTACTCTATCTCCTGCTTGGAATTTTAGCAGGCCTTACATCCGCACTGCTGATGCGTACCCTTTTCAGCATACATCAAATATTTGACTCCCTGCAGATGCATCCGGTGATTAAACCCGCATTTGGCGGACTACTGGTAGGATTTATCGGGTTTTTCTATCCACAGGTGTTCGGTGTCGGATATGATGTGATCACAGATGCCCTCAATGGTAATCTCGCATTACAAGTAATGTTCCTGCTGATATTTTTAAAGATAATTGCTTTTTCATTCACCATGGGCTCCGGCGGATCAGGAGGATCCATTGTACCTGCTCTTTTTGTAGGAGCAATGATGGGAGGAAGCTATGGATCAATAGTTCATGGATTATTCCCGCAAGTCACGGCAGAATCCGGAGCATACGCACTTGTTGGAATGGGAGCTGTCTTTGCAGGAACCAGTAGAGCACCGCTAACCTCCATTCTTATCCTCTTCGAACTTACAAGGGACTATAATATGATACTGCCAATCATGCTGGCATGTGTCGTCAGTAATGTCATATCCAGTTCCATTAATTCAGAATCCATATTTACAGAAGGACTCCGTCGTAGAGGATTTACCATCAGGAAAGGAAGAGAAGTTGACATTATGGAAGCACTGCTTGTTAAGGATGCAATGAAACATAACGTACAGACTGTGTCCGAGAACAAGAATGTAGGTGCGCTCATCGCACTTATGCAGTCAAGCAGACATGCGGGCTTCCCTGTACTTGACTCCAATGGACAACTTTCCGGAATTGTAACTCTTAAGGATGTCAGAGATAAAGTCGGCCATGACGAACTGGAAAAAACTATCACAGAAATATGCACCAAAGATGTTGCAATAGCTTATCAGGACGAAACACTGAATACTGTACTAAAACGACTTGCTGCAAAAGATATAGGCAGACTCCCGGTGGTATCAAGATCAGATAGCACTAAATTGCTGGGAATCATCACCCGCAGTGACATAGTCAAACTATATGACAAAAAGATACTGGACAAAGTCCAGAGAATTCAGAAAATGAACCCGGATCAGTAA
- a CDS encoding tRNA (N(6)-L-threonylcarbamoyladenosine(37)-C(2))-methylthiotransferase, producing the protein MKVHISTYGCSASQASAEIMKASVRDGGHELVPENNADVVVINTCTVKYSTEQKILHQIREYGEKGISVIVTGCMPEVQLDDIMHQNPDAHILGVNSISRLGQVLDSLSRNELTGGSVKLFLEEPEGFQSVPRIRYNPNIHICQLSQGCNYACAYCIVTIARGKLSSFEPEDIVDDIQRAVDEGCREIWLTSQDNGQYGTDKEVLLPQLLKMICRIPGNYRIRVGMMNPFSVIPILDDLLDAFEDERIYKFLHLPIQSASDDVLKNMNRYHSISEANAIIEAFRERFSDMTIFTDIIAGYPGETDEDFQKTVEWVKEWKPEKVNISRFTPRPHTKAWDMRKIDSRVVVNRSNELHEVCEAVKLSTREGMIGKEVEVFLSKPAKQKGMMARTASYKPVVIPECDLQPGITCRVLIYDATPGYFLGRIVDDN; encoded by the coding sequence ATGAAAGTACATATTTCTACATACGGCTGCTCTGCCAGTCAGGCATCAGCCGAAATTATGAAGGCAAGTGTCAGGGACGGTGGACATGAACTTGTCCCTGAGAACAATGCCGATGTGGTGGTTATCAACACATGTACTGTGAAGTACAGTACAGAGCAGAAAATTCTCCATCAAATTCGGGAATATGGTGAAAAAGGAATATCTGTCATTGTAACAGGGTGCATGCCTGAAGTACAGCTTGACGACATAATGCACCAGAACCCTGATGCTCATATACTGGGTGTAAATTCGATATCCAGATTAGGTCAGGTACTTGATTCCCTTTCACGCAATGAACTGACAGGCGGCAGCGTGAAACTCTTCCTTGAAGAACCGGAGGGTTTCCAGAGTGTCCCGAGGATTCGTTACAATCCTAATATTCATATCTGCCAGCTTTCCCAGGGTTGCAATTATGCATGTGCTTATTGCATAGTGACCATTGCACGCGGAAAGTTATCTTCATTTGAACCGGAAGATATCGTTGATGATATCCAGAGAGCAGTTGACGAAGGTTGCCGGGAGATCTGGCTGACTTCACAGGATAACGGGCAGTACGGAACAGACAAAGAAGTTCTATTGCCACAATTGTTGAAAATGATATGCAGGATTCCGGGTAACTACAGGATACGAGTGGGAATGATGAATCCATTCTCAGTTATTCCTATTCTTGATGACCTGCTTGACGCATTTGAGGATGAAAGGATATACAAATTCCTCCACCTGCCAATACAATCTGCTTCAGATGATGTTTTGAAGAATATGAACAGGTATCACTCAATTTCAGAAGCTAATGCTATCATCGAGGCTTTCAGGGAACGATTCTCTGATATGACTATTTTCACAGATATTATTGCAGGTTACCCCGGTGAGACGGATGAAGATTTCCAAAAGACAGTGGAATGGGTAAAAGAATGGAAGCCGGAAAAGGTTAATATTTCCCGTTTTACTCCAAGGCCGCATACAAAGGCATGGGACATGCGCAAAATAGATTCACGTGTTGTTGTGAACAGGTCCAATGAGCTTCATGAGGTGTGTGAGGCTGTGAAGCTTTCTACCCGCGAAGGAATGATTGGAAAAGAGGTGGAAGTTTTCCTGTCTAAACCTGCAAAGCAGAAAGGTATGATGGCAAGAACTGCGTCATACAAACCTGTTGTAATTCCTGAATGCGATTTGCAGCCCGGAATTACATGTCGTGTGCTTATCTATGATGCGACACCTGGTTATTTCCTGGGTCGCATTGTTGATGACAATTAA
- the glpX gene encoding class II fructose-bisphosphatase translates to MPHPKTAEALIKCAGPIESSLLPRLLHVTEAAAIAASYQMGRGDKNYADQVSVEAMRRMLNCLDMKGVIKIGEGERDEAPMLFIGEEVGTGVGDLEVDIAVDPLEGTNLAADGIPGAIAVMAMAEREGLFHGPDIYMDKIVVGPEVVKYEKTHPDEKIDLDAPVIRNLEIVAKALNRNIDELVVVILDRQRHKDKIKEIRETGARVNLISDGDLMPGIATAIRGSGIHMVLGAGGSGEAVLTAAAMKILGGKMLARLVLPTVANGGTPEEIEKEKAEKMPRLATMGITEENLNNVLDIEKLAPGKDIIFSATGVTPGILLNGVSLFGEGDARVHSITMGSSGVVKFTDTIYIHDKEKNPLRMA, encoded by the coding sequence ATGCCTCATCCAAAAACCGCCGAAGCTTTGATAAAATGTGCAGGACCAATCGAAAGTTCCCTTTTACCCAGACTTTTACATGTCACAGAAGCAGCCGCAATTGCAGCTTCTTACCAGATGGGCCGTGGTGACAAGAACTACGCAGACCAGGTTTCAGTTGAAGCCATGCGCAGGATGCTGAACTGTCTCGATATGAAAGGTGTCATCAAGATCGGTGAAGGAGAGCGCGATGAAGCACCTATGCTTTTCATCGGTGAGGAAGTAGGTACAGGTGTTGGTGATCTTGAAGTAGATATAGCAGTAGATCCACTCGAAGGAACAAATCTTGCAGCCGATGGTATTCCAGGTGCAATAGCTGTAATGGCTATGGCAGAGAGGGAAGGACTTTTCCACGGACCGGATATCTATATGGATAAGATCGTTGTCGGTCCTGAAGTTGTCAAATATGAGAAAACACATCCTGATGAAAAGATCGATCTGGATGCACCTGTTATCCGCAATCTTGAGATCGTTGCAAAAGCCTTAAACAGGAATATTGACGAGCTTGTTGTTGTTATCCTTGACAGGCAAAGACACAAGGATAAGATAAAAGAGATTAGAGAGACCGGTGCCAGAGTGAATCTTATCAGTGACGGTGACCTTATGCCTGGAATTGCAACTGCAATCCGTGGTTCAGGAATTCACATGGTTCTTGGTGCAGGAGGCTCAGGCGAAGCAGTCCTGACTGCTGCAGCAATGAAGATCCTTGGTGGTAAGATGCTTGCAAGACTTGTTCTTCCAACTGTTGCAAATGGTGGCACACCTGAAGAGATTGAAAAGGAGAAGGCTGAAAAAATGCCAAGGCTTGCAACTATGGGAATTACCGAGGAAAACCTCAATAATGTCCTTGATATTGAGAAACTGGCTCCTGGAAAAGATATCATATTCTCAGCAACCGGTGTAACTCCGGGAATTCTGCTCAATGGCGTAAGTCTTTTTGGTGAAGGTGATGCCAGGGTTCACAGTATTACTATGGGAAGTTCCGGTGTTGTGAAGTTTACCGACACTATCTATATCCATGACAAAGAGAAGAACCCTCTCAGAATGGCCTGA
- the cgi121 gene encoding KEOPS complex subunit Cgi121 — MEFKTIGGSVSIRNVPAFLKELASVSSSHDTVVQAMDADKVAGDEHIAFAVEKALRAVENGSNVARDIGVEIMRYASGKRQIEEAFSMGVREGEMNVVFVVLGDLENIENTLQDLRMIVDEKHVVAYSKSKNETLASQFSITEQEIKATGKDSIPLLVLERVALVDILK, encoded by the coding sequence ATGGAATTCAAGACGATTGGTGGTTCTGTATCTATCCGGAATGTACCTGCCTTTTTGAAAGAGCTGGCATCTGTTTCTTCTTCACATGACACTGTTGTACAGGCAATGGATGCGGACAAAGTTGCTGGTGATGAACATATCGCTTTTGCAGTTGAAAAAGCTTTAAGAGCTGTTGAGAATGGTTCAAATGTTGCCAGGGACATTGGCGTGGAGATCATGAGGTATGCTTCAGGGAAAAGACAGATAGAAGAAGCATTTTCCATGGGTGTTCGTGAAGGTGAGATGAATGTGGTCTTTGTAGTTCTCGGTGATCTGGAAAATATCGAAAATACTCTTCAAGATCTAAGGATGATTGTAGACGAAAAGCATGTGGTAGCTTATTCTAAAAGCAAAAATGAAACTCTTGCAAGTCAGTTCTCTATTACTGAACAGGAAATTAAGGCAACAGGAAAAGATAGTATTCCATTGTTAGTACTGGAACGGGTTGCTCTTGTTGATATCTTAAAATAA